One window of Terriglobales bacterium genomic DNA carries:
- a CDS encoding efflux RND transporter permease subunit codes for MWLVRTALRRPISVIVVIVAVALCSVLALMRTRIDIFPDLNLPVIYVAQPYGGMSPQQMEGFISYYYEYHFLYINGIENVEAQSIQGVSLLRLTFHPGTNMSEALAQTISYVNRARAFMPPGTVSPFVIRYDAGTLPVGYLVFSSSARTLGEIQDLALNRVRPIFATLPGVSSPPPFGGNQRTIVISVDPNKLHAYGLSPQDIVQAVSSGNSIEPSGNANIGNYQALVTTDSTVQQISDLLDIPLHSVSGASVYLRDIGSVSDSSDILAGYALLNDKRTVYIPVTKRPDASTITVVNQVRQSIPRFQSLVPEDIKISYEFDQSQYVRDALSAVVREGGLGAILTGLTLLLFLRDWRSSLIVVITIPFALLSAVIALWAAGQTINIMTLGGLALAVGVLVDEGTVLLENIHVHLANGQPKARAVLEASREVAIPRLLAMLCVLAVFLPSFFMVGPARALFVPLSLAVGFSMAASYLLSSSLVPVLSNWVIKAEHVERHKSSEDRFGLFRRRFLSLLDRLMGRPGWLLTAYAVVSMLVLALVAPRLDREIFPASAANQFRLRFDAPDGTRVPMTEALTRRVLDEIHRQAGEENLDLTLSYVGVQPSSYPINTVFLWTSGPQQAVINVSLKPDSSISVHDLEERLRHSFAQQFPDSRFSFDPGDLISQTLNFGAPSVVEVATSGPQYADVASFAEKIRGELSKISDLRDLEYEEPLQYPAVDVRVNRVLAGQLGASADQVGQAIVAGTASSRFVSPNYWRDPKSGISYQVQVQVPQARMTSLEDIQNIPVASSTGAHPLVRELASIRPVHVPGELDRQNGLWMIRLSANLGKNDLGRAGRSIPQAISRAGTPPRGVVVQVRGQLDAMKQIFGNLFIGLATAIVVILLLLAANFESVRLSLVVLSTAPAVLAGSVLMLFITGTSLNLESFMGTIMAIGVAVANAILLVTFAEQNRRSGANATEASRNAAGERLRPVLMTSLAMITGMIPMALAIGRGSAESAPLGRAVIGGLFAATLATLLVLPTVFGLVQRKTTLESPSLDPEDPNSRFGTAPELAR; via the coding sequence ATGTGGCTTGTCCGCACCGCCCTGCGCCGCCCGATCAGCGTCATCGTGGTAATTGTTGCCGTTGCCCTTTGTTCCGTGTTGGCGCTGATGCGCACGCGCATCGACATCTTTCCCGATCTGAACTTGCCCGTCATCTATGTAGCTCAGCCATACGGCGGCATGAGCCCGCAGCAGATGGAAGGATTTATCTCCTATTACTACGAGTATCACTTCCTGTACATCAACGGCATTGAGAACGTCGAGGCACAATCCATTCAAGGCGTATCGCTGCTTCGCCTCACGTTCCATCCTGGCACAAACATGAGTGAAGCATTGGCGCAGACGATCTCGTACGTAAACCGCGCTCGTGCGTTTATGCCGCCCGGCACGGTTTCTCCTTTTGTGATTCGCTACGACGCGGGCACGCTCCCGGTCGGATACCTAGTCTTCTCGAGCTCCGCACGCACTCTGGGAGAGATTCAGGATTTGGCTCTCAATCGCGTGCGGCCGATTTTCGCAACTTTGCCGGGCGTTTCCTCACCACCGCCATTTGGTGGCAATCAGCGCACGATCGTCATCAGCGTCGATCCGAATAAGCTGCACGCATACGGGCTCTCACCCCAAGACATCGTGCAAGCCGTGTCGTCCGGGAACAGTATTGAACCTTCGGGAAACGCCAATATCGGCAACTATCAGGCGCTGGTGACTACCGATTCGACCGTGCAGCAGATCTCCGACCTCCTCGACATTCCCTTGCACAGTGTCTCCGGGGCGAGCGTTTATCTTCGTGACATCGGCTCGGTTTCAGATTCTTCGGACATCCTCGCCGGCTACGCGCTCTTGAATGACAAGCGCACGGTTTACATACCGGTCACAAAGAGACCGGATGCATCCACTATCACGGTCGTCAACCAGGTTCGCCAGAGCATTCCTCGTTTCCAATCGCTGGTACCGGAAGACATCAAGATCAGCTACGAGTTCGACCAGTCGCAGTATGTACGCGACGCTCTTTCCGCTGTGGTGCGCGAAGGAGGGCTGGGAGCGATTCTCACTGGCCTGACTCTGCTTCTGTTTTTGCGCGATTGGCGCAGTTCACTGATCGTGGTGATCACCATTCCCTTTGCACTGTTGAGTGCCGTGATAGCTCTGTGGGCCGCTGGACAGACTATCAACATCATGACGTTGGGCGGACTTGCATTGGCAGTCGGAGTACTCGTGGATGAGGGAACCGTTCTGCTCGAAAACATTCACGTGCATCTTGCGAACGGCCAGCCGAAGGCGCGCGCAGTACTCGAGGCCAGCCGCGAAGTCGCGATTCCCCGGCTGCTCGCCATGCTTTGCGTGCTTGCGGTTTTTCTTCCTTCGTTCTTTATGGTTGGTCCCGCGCGAGCGCTCTTCGTCCCGCTTTCGCTGGCAGTGGGTTTCTCCATGGCGGCGTCCTACCTGCTTTCGAGTTCTCTGGTGCCGGTGCTGTCGAATTGGGTGATCAAAGCGGAACACGTCGAAAGGCACAAATCCTCAGAGGACAGATTTGGCTTGTTCCGCCGGCGCTTCCTCTCTTTGCTCGATCGTCTCATGGGCCGGCCTGGCTGGTTGCTGACCGCATATGCAGTCGTATCGATGCTCGTTTTGGCGTTGGTAGCTCCCCGCCTCGATCGAGAAATCTTTCCGGCATCAGCGGCAAATCAGTTTCGGCTTCGCTTTGATGCTCCCGATGGAACGCGGGTGCCGATGACGGAGGCGCTGACGCGCCGCGTGCTTGACGAGATCCACCGCCAAGCCGGTGAGGAGAATCTCGACCTCACCCTCAGCTATGTCGGTGTGCAACCGTCGTCTTATCCAATTAATACCGTGTTCTTGTGGACGAGCGGACCACAACAGGCTGTGATCAACGTTTCCTTGAAACCGGACTCCAGCATTTCGGTTCACGATCTTGAAGAGAGGTTACGTCATAGCTTCGCGCAACAGTTTCCCGACTCCCGCTTTTCGTTCGACCCTGGCGACCTCATCAGCCAGACTCTCAACTTCGGCGCTCCATCAGTGGTCGAGGTTGCGACCAGTGGACCTCAATACGCGGACGTTGCTTCCTTTGCAGAGAAGATTCGCGGAGAACTCTCCAAGATTTCTGACCTGCGGGACCTTGAGTACGAGGAGCCACTTCAATATCCCGCAGTGGATGTCCGGGTGAATCGCGTGCTGGCCGGACAATTGGGCGCCTCCGCCGACCAGGTTGGCCAGGCGATAGTAGCTGGAACTGCATCCAGCCGATTCGTCTCTCCGAATTATTGGCGCGATCCTAAATCGGGCATCAGCTACCAGGTGCAGGTACAGGTTCCCCAAGCACGGATGACTTCTCTCGAGGACATCCAGAACATCCCCGTGGCAAGTTCCACCGGCGCGCATCCTTTGGTGCGCGAACTCGCTTCGATTCGACCGGTCCACGTGCCGGGAGAACTTGATCGGCAAAATGGACTGTGGATGATCCGTTTGTCAGCCAACCTCGGCAAGAATGACTTGGGAAGAGCTGGCCGAAGCATTCCACAAGCCATTTCGCGGGCCGGCACGCCACCCCGTGGCGTCGTCGTTCAGGTGCGAGGGCAGCTCGATGCCATGAAGCAAATCTTCGGAAACCTGTTTATTGGCCTCGCGACCGCGATTGTGGTCATTCTGTTGCTGCTGGCGGCGAACTTTGAATCTGTAAGGCTGTCGCTGGTTGTCCTTTCCACCGCGCCTGCTGTCCTTGCGGGCTCCGTCTTGATGCTGTTCATAACCGGAACAAGTCTGAATCTCGAGAGTTTTATGGGAACCATCATGGCGATCGGAGTGGCCGTGGCGAATGCCATCTTGCTGGTCACATTCGCGGAACAAAATCGAAGATCCGGTGCCAACGCGACCGAGGCTTCACGAAACGCAGCCGGCGAGCGATTGCGGCCGGTGTTGATGACAAGTCTGGCGATGATCACGGGAATGATCCCGATGGCATTGGCAATCGGCCGCGGAAGCGCCGAAAGCGCTCCGCTCGGCCGGGCCGTGATCGGTGGATTGTTCGCGGCTACACTGGCCACACTTCTCGTGCTGCCGACGGTGTTCGGGTTGGTGCAACGCAAAACCACGCTCGAAAGTCCCTCGCTCGATCCTGAAGACCCAAACAGCCGATTTGGGACAGCCCCGGAGCTAGCGAGATGA
- a CDS encoding MFS transporter → MRAETSDVGQRARRRIALRLLPFLFLMYLACFVDRVNVSFANLRMSADLGFSDRVYGLGVGIFFVGYVLFEIPGAIIVERWSARKWLARIMVTWGLVTILTGFVHTARQFYAARFLVGVAEASFFPGVIVYLTHWFRISDRAKAVASFYTGVPTASVVGSLLAGWLLGIHWLGFAGWRWLFIMEGIPPIVLGIMALFYLTDQPQQARWLSEDERTWIVGELEAETRAKKRIHNYTISQAFRDRRVMLLILLWFLTLSGAQGSIFWLPTFIKRLSSLPNSTVALLVALPGLAAIGGMLLNGWHTDRTGERRWHTAIPLACASAAYLLLPATGHNFPMAMVLFILGGGFLYSCYPTFWSMPTLILSETAAAASFGLINSVGQLGGLVGPYAVGYLNDHTGSMIAAFVFIGMCYLLAGSVVPLINIRIPISVTARDSPREGLLARSSSQ, encoded by the coding sequence GTGAGAGCTGAAACAAGCGATGTGGGCCAGCGGGCCAGACGGCGAATCGCGCTCCGGCTGCTTCCGTTCCTCTTCCTGATGTACCTGGCTTGCTTTGTTGACCGAGTCAATGTGTCTTTCGCCAACCTGCGAATGAGCGCAGATCTAGGGTTCAGCGACCGCGTCTACGGTTTGGGCGTGGGAATTTTCTTTGTTGGGTATGTCCTCTTTGAGATTCCGGGAGCAATCATCGTCGAGCGTTGGAGTGCGCGAAAGTGGTTGGCGCGAATTATGGTCACGTGGGGACTGGTCACCATTCTCACGGGCTTCGTTCATACCGCACGGCAGTTCTATGCGGCTCGCTTCCTTGTGGGCGTGGCTGAAGCCAGCTTTTTCCCTGGCGTCATCGTCTACCTGACACACTGGTTCCGGATTTCGGATCGAGCCAAAGCCGTGGCTTCCTTCTATACCGGGGTGCCGACGGCGTCCGTGGTCGGTTCGCTTCTGGCCGGTTGGCTTCTCGGCATCCATTGGCTCGGGTTTGCCGGGTGGCGCTGGCTGTTCATCATGGAGGGCATTCCTCCAATCGTTTTGGGAATTATGGCTCTCTTCTATCTCACGGACCAGCCGCAGCAAGCCCGCTGGCTTTCCGAAGACGAGCGCACGTGGATCGTCGGCGAGTTGGAAGCGGAGACCAGAGCAAAGAAACGGATCCACAACTACACCATCTCGCAGGCCTTTCGCGACCGCCGGGTAATGCTACTGATTCTTCTATGGTTCCTCACGCTCTCAGGCGCTCAAGGCAGCATATTTTGGCTCCCGACTTTCATCAAACGTCTGTCCAGCCTGCCGAATTCGACGGTAGCGTTGTTGGTCGCTCTTCCGGGACTCGCTGCTATCGGCGGAATGCTACTGAACGGCTGGCATACAGACAGGACGGGCGAACGCCGCTGGCACACCGCCATCCCGCTGGCGTGTGCCAGCGCCGCTTATTTGTTGTTGCCTGCTACTGGCCACAATTTCCCGATGGCCATGGTGCTGTTCATTCTGGGCGGCGGATTCCTGTATTCGTGCTACCCGACCTTTTGGTCCATGCCCACTTTGATCCTGAGCGAGACGGCGGCGGCAGCGAGCTTCGGTCTGATCAATTCAGTGGGGCAGCTTGGAGGGCTCGTCGGCCCGTATGCGGTGGGTTACCTCAACGATCACACAGGAAGCATGATAGCCGCGTTCGTGTTTATCGGGATGTGCTATCTGTTAGCAGGGAGCGTGGTCCCACTCATTAATATCAGGATTCCTATTTCGGTTACGGCCCGAGACTCACCGCGAGAAGGGCTGCTTGCGCGTTCTAGTTCACAGTAG
- a CDS encoding chromate resistance protein ChrB domain-containing protein produces the protein MVVATKGASRTEEQPGNIDVPWLLLVFSLPAKQASRRVEVWRKLKLYGALSLPSSGYLLPNTAANHERFEWLAAAIRKYNGQASVVTVNAIDDQPPTQLRQKFTEARSQDYDELLKELRRKTAKRGPGDLARLRRRFQQIVAIDFFNSPLRSRVESVLNSADGLSQGSSMPRAKARKEYLNRTWITRHRPGIDRVSSAWLIRKFIDAHPRFAFGDDAAEVPDAVPFDMFQAGGFGHRGDDCTFETLRKEFAIRDPKVAVIAQIIHDADLDDEKYGRSEGIGLDRVLIGWAHEGTADEELLRRGMEMIEGLYQAIKQ, from the coding sequence ATGGTAGTAGCGACCAAGGGAGCCAGCCGAACCGAAGAGCAGCCCGGCAACATCGATGTGCCTTGGCTATTACTCGTCTTCAGTCTTCCTGCGAAGCAGGCCAGCCGTCGCGTCGAGGTATGGAGAAAGCTGAAACTGTACGGCGCCTTGTCTCTTCCCAGCTCTGGATACCTCTTGCCGAATACGGCGGCAAATCATGAGCGTTTTGAATGGCTAGCTGCCGCAATTCGAAAATACAACGGCCAGGCATCAGTCGTGACGGTAAACGCGATCGACGATCAACCACCAACGCAGTTACGGCAGAAGTTTACAGAAGCCAGATCGCAGGACTACGACGAGCTACTAAAAGAACTTCGGAGGAAAACGGCTAAGCGCGGCCCGGGAGACTTAGCGCGACTGCGGAGGCGATTCCAGCAGATTGTCGCCATTGACTTCTTCAACAGCCCGCTTCGTAGCAGGGTTGAGAGTGTGCTGAATAGCGCAGACGGGCTTTCGCAGGGGTCTTCGATGCCTCGCGCCAAGGCGCGAAAGGAATATCTCAACCGAACTTGGATCACCCGGCACCGCCCTGGCATCGACCGGGTATCGTCCGCATGGCTAATACGCAAATTCATCGATGCCCATCCACGATTTGCATTCGGTGATGACGCAGCCGAAGTCCCCGACGCTGTGCCGTTCGATATGTTTCAGGCAGGTGGCTTCGGCCATCGCGGCGACGATTGCACTTTCGAGACGCTGCGCAAAGAGTTCGCAATTCGTGATCCGAAGGTAGCCGTGATAGCACAGATCATTCATGACGCCGATTTGGACGACGAGAAATACGGACGCTCAGAGGGTATTGGGCTGGATCGAGTGCTGATCGGGTGGGCACACGAAGGCACAGCCGATGAAGAACTGCTGCGCCGCGGAATGGAAATGATCGAGGGCCTGTATCAGGCGATCAAGCAGTAA
- a CDS encoding class I SAM-dependent methyltransferase, which yields MGKGVKSEERRSVGHYDANYGNFQSELYAEIRREAFGEDIGQNSWLTSDEQDRFLGSLNLSPGKSLLDVACGSGAPALRIAAKTGCSIVGIDAHEQAVSTARSFAAQRDLTGLAEFRVADAAGPLPFPDARFDAITCIDSINHLPNRLGVISEWARLLKPGGRLLFTDPITVTGPLTNAEIAVRGSIGFFLFVPADYDKRIIAECGLRLVVCENLTANMAEMAERRGAARASRSAVLREIEGDQTYEGEQQFFEVAARIAREGRLSRYIYVSEKPS from the coding sequence ATGGGCAAAGGAGTTAAATCCGAGGAGCGCCGTTCCGTCGGTCACTACGACGCCAACTACGGAAACTTTCAATCGGAGCTGTACGCGGAGATCCGTCGCGAAGCCTTTGGCGAGGATATTGGGCAGAATAGTTGGCTCACGTCAGACGAGCAGGACCGGTTTCTGGGTTCGCTTAACCTTTCTCCGGGTAAGAGTCTGCTCGATGTAGCTTGTGGGTCCGGGGCCCCGGCGCTGCGAATCGCGGCAAAGACCGGCTGTTCCATCGTGGGAATTGACGCTCATGAGCAGGCGGTTTCGACGGCAAGGTCGTTTGCAGCGCAGAGGGACTTAACGGGTCTCGCCGAGTTTCGGGTTGCGGATGCGGCCGGGCCGTTGCCTTTTCCCGACGCCCGCTTCGATGCAATTACGTGCATTGACTCGATCAATCATCTCCCAAATCGGCTCGGTGTAATTTCCGAGTGGGCCCGACTGCTCAAGCCAGGCGGACGCTTGCTGTTCACCGATCCCATTACCGTGACCGGACCGCTGACGAATGCAGAAATCGCGGTACGCGGTTCCATAGGTTTCTTCCTGTTCGTTCCGGCTGATTATGACAAACGCATTATCGCGGAGTGTGGTTTGCGGCTGGTGGTGTGTGAGAACTTAACTGCGAATATGGCTGAAATGGCTGAGCGGCGGGGCGCAGCTCGCGCCTCGAGGAGCGCTGTCTTGCGCGAGATCGAGGGCGACCAGACGTACGAGGGAGAGCAGCAGTTCTTTGAAGTGGCTGCTCGCATTGCCAGAGAAGGCCGGCTCTCCCGCTACATCTACGTTTCGGAGAAACCGAGCTAG
- a CDS encoding isoprenylcysteine carboxylmethyltransferase family protein, whose amino-acid sequence MTISETVLILAGGTAVLAILFGIRLAMRTVAGGGPAAPRPGGGSGTPDVAGVIALPPLIFLGFLAAAAVLEAVVPLPPLAAHAFPSYLAGAALAAGGFVMIAMGMRRFVAAGTNIPPTLPTTALVVDGIYRRTRNPLYLGTTLVYLGLGVAAGSLWAIGLVVPLIWVINVGVVAREERYLERKFGDAYRAYKARVRRWI is encoded by the coding sequence ATGACCATTTCCGAAACAGTCCTCATCCTGGCAGGCGGAACCGCCGTCCTGGCAATCCTCTTCGGCATACGCCTTGCCATGCGGACGGTGGCGGGTGGTGGCCCAGCGGCGCCGCGACCGGGGGGCGGATCGGGCACGCCCGACGTGGCCGGCGTCATCGCGCTGCCGCCTTTGATCTTTCTCGGCTTCCTGGCGGCGGCAGCGGTACTCGAGGCGGTCGTTCCGCTCCCGCCCCTGGCCGCGCATGCTTTTCCCAGCTATCTGGCCGGAGCCGCGCTCGCGGCGGGCGGCTTTGTCATGATCGCCATGGGCATGCGGCGCTTTGTGGCCGCCGGCACCAACATTCCGCCCACCCTGCCGACGACGGCGCTGGTCGTCGACGGCATCTATCGGCGGACGCGGAACCCGCTCTATCTGGGAACGACCCTGGTCTACCTGGGCTTAGGCGTCGCGGCGGGAAGCCTGTGGGCCATCGGGCTCGTCGTGCCGCTCATCTGGGTGATCAATGTCGGCGTGGTGGCGCGGGAGGAGCGCTATCTGGAGCGCAAGTTCGGAGATGCCTACCGCGCCTACAAGGCGCGGGTGCGGCGGTGGATCTGA
- a CDS encoding efflux RND transporter periplasmic adaptor subunit, giving the protein MKVRFIALAVIVTLFGCGGAKDPKSPQASSPQIVNVVAVQSQTLGTKVSLPAQLTAYEVVDLYPKVTGFIERIPVDRGSHVRSGQLIALLSAPELLAQRSQAEAAVQKAQSELVAANAKLASDEATYSRLREAAKTPGVVAGNDLVVAEQTTAGDKAQAEAASNNVRAAQDSLKAIGQLESYLKIEAPFDGIVTQRNLHPGALVGPSSGSGNQPIVQVANLGRLRLVVPVPEAYAAGVRKQQEVSFTVSEFPGQTFHAPVARVSNDLDLKTRTMPVELEVRNADERLTPGSFAMVQWPVQRSYPTLFVPSTAVATDLQRTFVVRVSNGKTEWVDVKTGVTSGDLIEVFGDLHAGDQIVSRGTDELKPGTTVQARLPH; this is encoded by the coding sequence ATGAAGGTACGTTTCATTGCATTAGCGGTTATCGTGACCTTGTTCGGCTGCGGCGGAGCTAAGGATCCAAAATCGCCGCAAGCCTCGTCACCGCAAATTGTGAATGTGGTCGCAGTGCAGTCGCAAACACTCGGTACAAAGGTGTCGCTGCCTGCTCAACTTACAGCGTACGAGGTTGTCGATCTCTATCCCAAGGTGACCGGATTCATTGAGCGCATCCCAGTAGATCGAGGCTCACACGTTCGCTCCGGGCAATTGATCGCACTGCTTTCCGCGCCTGAGCTCTTGGCACAGCGCAGTCAGGCTGAAGCCGCAGTGCAGAAAGCCCAGTCCGAGCTGGTCGCGGCAAACGCCAAGCTCGCCTCCGACGAGGCAACCTACTCGCGTTTGAGGGAGGCAGCCAAGACGCCAGGTGTAGTAGCCGGTAACGACTTAGTCGTTGCCGAGCAAACCACGGCTGGCGACAAAGCGCAAGCAGAGGCAGCATCTAACAACGTTCGCGCTGCGCAAGACAGTCTTAAAGCTATCGGCCAACTAGAGTCGTACCTGAAGATCGAAGCTCCATTCGATGGAATTGTGACGCAGCGAAATTTGCATCCAGGAGCCTTGGTCGGTCCCTCCTCCGGATCGGGAAATCAACCAATCGTGCAAGTCGCAAACCTTGGCAGGCTTCGGCTAGTCGTTCCCGTGCCCGAGGCATATGCAGCCGGCGTTCGCAAACAACAGGAAGTGTCGTTCACTGTGTCCGAGTTTCCCGGGCAAACGTTTCATGCTCCCGTCGCGAGAGTCTCAAACGACCTGGACTTGAAGACAAGAACCATGCCCGTCGAACTCGAAGTTCGCAACGCGGATGAACGATTGACGCCAGGCAGCTTTGCGATGGTTCAGTGGCCCGTGCAGCGGTCTTACCCAACTCTGTTTGTTCCGTCCACGGCGGTAGCAACAGATTTGCAGCGAACATTTGTGGTGCGCGTAAGCAACGGAAAGACCGAATGGGTGGACGTTAAAACTGGCGTCACGAGTGGCGATCTTATCGAAGTCTTCGGCGATTTGCATGCTGGGGACCAAATCGTCAGTCGTGGTACTGACGAACTAAAGCCGGGAACGACGGTCCAGGCAAGGCTGCCACACTAA
- a CDS encoding TolC family protein, whose product MKSLRNLALVFVLGSLSLAAADQQSAPPPSPLTLEDAVHYAAVHFPEARAALAKVVGARAAVGLARTAYLPRTDLLWQTNRATYNNIAGLLLPQSVIPPLSGPVLTNTSNTTAWGSAGGALFSWQPFDFGLRSANVDVARAAEGGANFQLQLTKLDVAAAAADAFLATVVAQQARRAAEADVNRRESFGKVVHVLVGNQLRAGVEASRADAELAAARTQLLRAQGAEENSRIALAQALGIAGQSVQVDPGPLAIALPPVPNTTQSREVLTNHPLAELAMSAVDQFRAREHALQRSYFPSFYLQSAVAGRGSGVRPDGTIVGGSNGLVPDRANFAIGLTASFPVFDFFSLRSRKQIEEADEQSASAEYDKTIQQLTAQLQRARTELTISKQIADNTAVELQSAQMTETQAEARYRAALGNVVEVAEAQRLLVQAESDDAIAKVSVWRALLAQAFAEGNLQPFIDAVQSAAGGHQ is encoded by the coding sequence TTGAAGTCGCTACGAAATCTCGCTCTAGTATTCGTGCTGGGATCACTGTCGCTGGCGGCTGCGGATCAGCAGAGCGCTCCGCCGCCATCGCCGCTAACACTTGAGGACGCGGTGCACTATGCAGCAGTTCATTTCCCCGAAGCGCGAGCGGCTCTCGCTAAAGTGGTTGGCGCGCGGGCAGCGGTGGGCTTGGCCCGAACTGCGTATCTTCCTCGCACCGATCTGCTTTGGCAGACGAATCGTGCCACTTACAACAACATCGCGGGGCTGCTCCTGCCGCAGTCAGTGATTCCTCCCCTTTCTGGTCCCGTCCTGACGAATACCAGCAACACGACAGCGTGGGGCAGTGCTGGTGGCGCTCTTTTTTCCTGGCAACCGTTCGATTTCGGATTGCGCTCTGCCAACGTGGACGTAGCACGAGCAGCGGAGGGGGGCGCTAACTTCCAGTTGCAGCTCACGAAGCTCGACGTGGCGGCGGCCGCGGCCGATGCCTTTCTTGCAACGGTTGTAGCGCAGCAGGCGCGTCGCGCGGCGGAAGCGGATGTGAATCGGCGCGAGTCGTTTGGCAAAGTCGTGCACGTGCTGGTTGGTAACCAGCTTCGCGCCGGAGTAGAAGCCTCGCGCGCCGACGCCGAACTCGCCGCGGCTCGCACGCAGTTACTTCGCGCACAAGGAGCCGAAGAAAACAGTCGCATCGCCCTGGCTCAAGCTTTGGGAATTGCCGGCCAATCGGTTCAGGTCGATCCGGGTCCGCTTGCGATAGCATTGCCCCCTGTTCCGAACACCACGCAGAGCAGAGAGGTCCTGACCAACCACCCGTTAGCGGAACTTGCGATGAGCGCGGTGGATCAATTTCGGGCGCGAGAACACGCTCTCCAGCGTTCCTACTTCCCGAGTTTTTATCTTCAGTCCGCAGTGGCTGGACGAGGCAGCGGGGTACGGCCCGACGGCACGATTGTCGGAGGCTCCAATGGACTTGTGCCGGATCGCGCCAATTTTGCCATAGGACTTACGGCAAGTTTTCCCGTATTCGACTTCTTCTCTCTTCGGTCTCGAAAGCAAATCGAAGAGGCTGACGAACAGAGCGCCAGCGCAGAGTACGACAAGACTATCCAGCAATTAACAGCACAGCTTCAGCGGGCACGAACGGAGCTGACGATCTCAAAGCAAATTGCCGATAACACTGCCGTGGAGCTACAGTCCGCGCAAATGACCGAGACCCAAGCCGAAGCTCGGTATCGTGCCGCTTTGGGCAATGTCGTGGAAGTCGCCGAGGCACAGCGATTGCTGGTGCAAGCCGAGAGCGACGATGCCATCGCAAAGGTCAGTGTCTGGCGCGCTCTATTGGCACAGGCCTTCGCCGAAGGCAATCTTCAACCGTTTATCGATGCCGTTCAGAGCGCCGCGGGAGGGCACCAATAA
- a CDS encoding YncE family protein gives MRKHRSLLTACMVLGGALGIAGQTPGPTLKKVTEFGLPGPAGKRFDYLTIDADDHYLISAHLGAGQTYVIDLRTNKVVATVTDTPGAEGVEYVPETKKFYTSNAGDNTIGVVDLRQMKVIKKLRTERKPDGSAYAAPFHKLYVSDERGKAEAIVDVTKDEIVKTLHFDSETGMPQYDPVARKVYVNLQDQNIFAVIDPATDEVIGRYPVGRCKGNHGMTLDPEHHRAFLSCEENNLMTVFDLDKHEPIAFLPLADGPDVIKFDPGLGRVYAACYSGAISVFHQDDPNHYRKIEDFKVQHAVHSLAVDLETHRVYTPEQEEDGKPVARMVVYEAVK, from the coding sequence ATGCGAAAACATCGGTCACTTCTCACCGCTTGCATGGTTCTCGGCGGAGCACTTGGAATTGCTGGCCAAACACCCGGACCGACATTGAAGAAAGTGACCGAATTTGGTTTGCCGGGACCGGCAGGCAAGCGATTCGACTATTTGACCATCGACGCGGACGATCATTATCTGATTTCGGCGCACCTCGGAGCGGGGCAGACTTACGTTATCGATCTGCGCACAAACAAAGTTGTTGCAACTGTGACCGACACTCCCGGCGCAGAAGGCGTCGAGTATGTTCCCGAAACGAAAAAGTTCTACACCTCGAACGCCGGCGATAACACTATCGGGGTTGTTGATTTGCGCCAGATGAAGGTCATTAAGAAGCTGCGTACGGAGAGGAAGCCCGATGGCAGTGCTTACGCAGCGCCCTTTCACAAACTCTACGTTTCTGACGAGCGCGGCAAAGCTGAAGCAATTGTGGATGTGACGAAAGATGAAATCGTGAAGACGCTGCATTTCGACAGCGAAACAGGCATGCCCCAGTACGATCCGGTTGCGCGCAAGGTATACGTGAACTTGCAGGATCAGAACATTTTCGCTGTTATCGATCCGGCGACAGATGAGGTAATTGGGCGGTATCCGGTTGGCCGGTGCAAGGGAAACCATGGCATGACGCTAGATCCTGAGCATCACCGCGCGTTTCTATCCTGCGAAGAGAATAATCTGATGACGGTTTTTGATCTCGATAAACATGAACCCATTGCCTTCCTGCCGTTAGCCGATGGGCCGGACGTGATCAAATTCGATCCCGGCCTTGGCCGAGTCTATGCCGCGTGCTATAGCGGAGCCATTTCAGTTTTTCACCAAGACGATCCGAATCATTATCGGAAGATCGAGGATTTCAAGGTGCAACATGCCGTGCACAGCCTGGCGGTAGATCTTGAGACACATCGTGTCTATACGCCAGAACAGGAAGAGGATGGGAAGCCGGTTGCGCGAATGGTCGTGTACGAAGCAGTAAAGTAG